ACATTTTTCTGAATCCATTTTATGTTTTGATATATCTTCTACTTCTACTGGTAAAAAACTTCCTAATCCTAAATGTAATGTAATTTCCGCTAAATTAACTCCTTTTATTTCTAATTTTTTTAATAAATGTTTTGAAAAATGTAATCCTGCTGTAGGTGCGGCTACAGATCCTTCTTTTTTTGCATATACGGTTTGATAACGTTCTTTATCGTTTTTTTCAGGTTGTCTATTCATATATTTTGGTAAGGGAGTTTTTCCTAATTCTTTTATTTTTTTTATAAGTTCTTCATGAGTGCCATTAAAATTGAGTTGTAAAATCCTCCCTCTGGAAGTTGTATTATCTATAACTTCTCCTGTTAATCCAGATCCAAAATTTAATTTATTTCCTACTCGTACTTTTCTTGCTGGATCAACTAATACATCCCATGTTCTATCTTTTGAATCTAGCTCTCTAAGTAAAAAAACTTCTATTTTTGCTTCTGTTTTTTCTTTATTTCCAAATAATCTTGCAGGAAAAACTTTCGTATTATTGAGAATCAATATATCTCCTTCTTCAAAATATTCATATAAATCTTTAAATAATTTATGTTCTATTTTTTCATTTTTTCTATGAATGATCATTAATTTGGACTCGTCTCTTTCTTGTATAGGGAATTTAGCAAGAAGATTTGAAGGAAATGTAAAATCAAAATCTGAAGTTCTCATATTCATGAATTAGGAAATTTATATGTTATATTATTTGTATAAAATTAGATTATTTTTTTTCTAACGAAAAAATATATATACATTTATTATTATTAAAAATTTTTTTTTAAATAAAAAAAACGTATACTTGTATATTCAATAATAGTATTTTATTGTTCTTTGCATAAAGAAGCTTCTAGGCCTGATACTTATAGATTATTTAATAAGGTTTAGCGTATTTGATATTAATTTTTTTACAACGGAGAGTTTGATCCTGGCTCAGGATGAACGCTAGCGGCGGGCTTAACACATGCAAGTCGAGGGGCAACATAAAATCTATATTATATAGATTTTGATGGCGACCGGCGTACGGGTGCGTAACACGTACGTAACCTACCTTTTGCTAGAAAATAGCCTGAGGAAACTTGGATTAATGTTCTATAGTATAATGAAATCACATGATTTTATTATTAAAGTAGAAATACGGCAAAAGATGGGCGTGCGTCCGATTAGTTAGTTGGTAGGGTAAAGGCTTACCAAGACGATGATCGGTAGGGGGCCTGAGAGGGTGATCCCCCACACTGGTACTGAGACACGGACCAGACTCCTACGGGAGGCAGCAGTGAGGAATATTGGTCAATGGAGGAAACTCTGAACCAGCCACGCCGCGTGCAGGAAGAATGCCTTATGGGTTGTAAACTGCTTTTGTTTAGGAATAAAAATTCTTACGTGATAAGAATTGTGAATGTACTATACGAATAAGTGTCGGCAAACTCCGTGCCAGCAGCCGCGGTAATACGGAGGACACAAGCGTTATCCGGATTTATTGGGTTTAAAGGGTGCGTAGGCGGTTTATTAAGTCAGTAGTGAAATATTGCAGCTTAACTGTTAAAATGGCTATTGATACTGATAGACTTGAGTGAGATTGGAGTAGCTGGAATGTGTGGTGTAGCGGTGAAATGCATAGATATCACACAGAACACCGATCGCGAAAGCAGGTTACTAAATCTATACTGACGCTGAGGCACGAAAGCGTGGGGAGCAAACAGGATTAGATACCCTGGTAGTCCACGCCGTAAACGATGATCACTAGTTGTTGGATTTATTTCAGTGACTAAGCGAAAGTGATAAGTGATCCACCTGGGGAGTACGGTCGCAAGGCTGAAACTCAAAGGAATTGACGGGGGCCCGCACAAGCGGTGGAGCATGTGGTTTAATTCGATGATACGCGAGGAACCTTACCAAGGTTTAAATGTACTACGAATAAGCTAGAAATAGTTTAGTCTTCGGACGGAGTACAAGATGCTGCATGGTTGTCGTCAGCTCGTGCCGTGAGGTGTTGGGTTAAGTCCCTTAACGAGCGCAACCCTTATTGTTAGTTGCCAGCGAGTAATGTCGGGGACTCTAACAAGACTGCCGACGTAAGTCGAGAGGAAGGTGGGGATGACGTCAAATCATCACGGCTCTTATACCTTGGGCTACACACGTGCTACAATGGTCGGTACAAAGGGTTTGCTACTGAGCAATCAGAAGCTAATCTCTAAAAGCCGATCCCAGTTCGGATTGGAGTCTGCAACTCGACTCTATGAAGTTGGAATCGCTAGTAATCGCATATCAGCCATGATGCGGTGAATACGTTCCCGGGCCTTGTACACACCGCCCGTCAAGCCATGGAAGTCGGGGGGACCTAAAATCGGTGACCATTAAAGGAGCTGCTTAGGGTAAAATCGATAACTGGGGCTAAGTCGTAACAAGGTAGCCGTACCGGAAGGTGCGGCTGGAACATCTCTTTTTTAGAGTTTTTTCCTTATTAAAATAAAATAATAAGATTAGGCCAGAAGCTTTTTCTATAAAGAGATTGATTGTTTATGTAATCAGTCTCGTAGCTCAGATGGTTAGAGCGCTACACTGATAATGTAGAGGTCCGCGGTTCAATTCCGCGCGAGACTATTTTAGGGGAATTAGCTCAGATGGCTAGAGCGCCTGCTTTGCACGCAGGAGGTCATCGGTTCGACTCCGATATTCTCCATTTATTTTAGAAAGTTCTTTGACATACATAATATACAATGATGAAAAGATAAAAGTTATTAAAGGGCGTATGGTGGATGCCTTGGCTCTGAGAGGCGAAGAAGGACGTGATAAGCTGCGATAAGCTGCGGGTATTGGCACATACAAGT
This DNA window, taken from Blattabacterium sp. (Nauphoeta cinerea), encodes the following:
- the queA gene encoding tRNA preQ1(34) S-adenosylmethionine ribosyltransferase-isomerase QueA, with product MNMRTSDFDFTFPSNLLAKFPIQERDESKLMIIHRKNEKIEHKLFKDLYEYFEEGDILILNNTKVFPARLFGNKEKTEAKIEVFLLRELDSKDRTWDVLVDPARKVRVGNKLNFGSGLTGEVIDNTTSRGRILQLNFNGTHEELIKKIKELGKTPLPKYMNRQPEKNDKERYQTVYAKKEGSVAAPTAGLHFSKHLLKKLEIKGVNLAEITLHLGLGSFLPVEVEDISKHKMDSEKCSINENTCKIVNNAIQKKKEFVLLGLLLMRAIESSVSSNKNLNPFYGWTNKFIYPPYNFNIANTMISNFHMPKSTLLMMTVAFAGFDLIMKAYKIAIKEKYRFYSYGDAMLIL